From a single Candoia aspera isolate rCanAsp1 chromosome 2, rCanAsp1.hap2, whole genome shotgun sequence genomic region:
- the CFAP52 gene encoding cilia- and flagella-associated protein 52: MATVPNGKAESADDLGGLQLQAIIGFNGHVPFGLICHPDREHLIYPLGCTVIIQSINTPGQDFLHGHTNNVSCVKVSPSGSYVASGQITFMGFKADIILWDYKKREMLSRLSLHKGKIENLAFSPNDLYLVSLGGQDDGSVVVWSVQKKEAICGSPASARSAGNPTTLIYSNCKDEMFISAGNGTIRVWELDLPNRKIRPTECQTGQLKRIVACAMMTDDDSYFYVGTSTGDILKINTKSTLMSNFGPIKDKHSLGVTALLLLKVGDLVIGTGAGLVALCSGSKYKIIKKVQLEGAVTSITPRGQGHQFFVGTNESQIYRFSYSDFKDELIVTCHNDAINDIIFPYGTSDLFATCSKSDIRIWYTPENKELLRITVPNMTCHAIDFMRDGKSIVSAWNDGKIRAFTPETGRLMYVVENAHSMGVTAVATTSDCKRIISGGGEGQVRVWEVRKETRKLEEVMKEHISAISCIKIKKNNEECVTASTDGTCIIWDLVHFMRRQMILANTLFKCVCYHPDEHQVITSGTDRKIGYWEVFDGSPIRDLEGSLSGSINGMDITTDGLYFVTGGDDHLVKVWDYNEGEVISVGIGHSGSITRLKICPNNKLIVSVSADGAILRWKYPCTH; this comes from the exons ATGGCGACCGTCCCGAACGGAAAAGCGGAGTCAGCGGATGACTTGGGCGGCCTGCAGCTTCAGGCGATCATCGGCTTCAACG GACATGTTCCCTTTGGCCTCATCTGCCATCCAGATCGAGAGCACCTTATCTACCCACTGGGTTGTACAGTCATTATCCAAAGCATAAACACTCCTGGCCAAGATTTTTTACATGGTCACACCAACAATGTCTCCTGTGTTAAGGTTTCTCCAAGTGGATCTTATGTAGCTTCTGGTCAGATCACATTCATGGGCTTTAAG GCTGATATCATTTTATGGGACTACAAGAAAAGGGAGATGTTGTCTCGGCTGTCACTTCACAAGGGTAAAATTGAAAATCTGGCATTTTCTCCAAATGACCTTTACCTAGTTTCACTGGGAGGCCAAGATGATGGGAG CGTTGTGGTATGGAGTGTCCAAAAGAAAGAAGCGATCTGTGGTAGTCCTGCTTCTGCTCGTAGCGCCGGGAACCCCACCACACTGATATATTCCAACTGCAAGGATGAGATGTTCATCAGTGCGGGAAA TGGAACCATTCGAGTATGGGAACTGGATTTACCCAACAGAAAAATCCGACCAACTGAGTGTCAAACAGGGCAGCTGAAAAGAATAGTTGCTTGTGCCATG ATGACAGATGATGATAGCTACTTCTATGTTGGCACATCCACTGGTGATATCCTCAAAATCAATACAAAAAGCACATTGATGAGTAATTTTGGCCCAATAAAGGATAAACACAGCTTG GGAGTCACAGCTTTGCTTTTGCTGAAGGTGGGTGACTTGGTCATTGGCACCGGAGCTGGACTTGTAGCCCTTTGCTCGGGATCCAAGTATAAAATCATCAA AAAAGTTCAGTTGGAAGGTGCTGTCACGTCCATCACACCACGAGGCCAGGGCCACCAATTTTTTGTGGGCACAAACGAGTCGCAGATTTACCGATTCTCATATTCTGACTTTAAGGATGAGCTCATAGTCACCTGTCATAACGATGCTATCAATGATATAATTTTTCCATA TGGTACATCTGACTTGTTTGCCACATGTTCAAAGAGTGATATTCGTATATGGTATACACCTGAAAATAAGGAGCTGCTACGGATTACGGTCCCCAACATGACCTGTCACGCCATAGATTTCATGCGGGATGGCAAAAGCATCGTTTCAG ctTGGAATGATGGAAAAATCCGTGCCTTCACCCCAGAAACTGGGCGGCTGATGTACGTCGTTGAAAATGCTCATAGTATGGGTGTGACAGCTGTGGCTACcacaagtgactgcaaaagaatAATCAGCGGAGGTGGTGAAGGTCAG GTGAGAGTGTGGGAGGTCAGGAAGGAAACACGCAAGCTAGAAGAAGTAATGAAGGAGCACATTTCTGCTATTTCTTGCATCAAGATCAAGAAGAATAATGAGGAGTGTGTCACAGCCAGCACTGATGGAACATGTATTATCTGGGATCTTGT CCACTTCATGAGACGGCAGATGATATTAGCCAATACTTTATTCAAATGCGTATGCTATCACCCTGATGAACATCAGGTTATCACAAGTGGCACAGATAGGAAG ATTGGTTACTGGGAAGTGTTTGATGGATCTCCAATCAGAGATTTAGAGGGCTCCCTGTCTGGGTCTATTAATGGGATGGATATTACAACAGATGGATTGTATTTTGTGACTG GAGGTGATGACCACCTAGTCAAAGTGTGGGATTATAATGAAGGTGAAGTGATTTCTGTTGGGATTGGCCATAGCGGCAGCATCACCCGCCTGAAGATCTGCCCTAACAATAAATTAATCGTGAGCGTGAGTGCTGATGGTGCTATCCTTCGCTGGAAATATCCTTGCACTCACTGA